One part of the Nymphalis io chromosome 22, ilAglIoxx1.1, whole genome shotgun sequence genome encodes these proteins:
- the LOC126777076 gene encoding tubulin beta-1 chain, which yields MREIVHIQAGQCGNQIGAKFWEIISDEHGIDPTGAYHGDSDLQLERINVYYNEASGGKYVPRAILVDLEPGTMDSVRSGPFGQIFRPDNFVFGQSGAGNNWAKGHYTEGAELVDSVLDVVRKEAESCDCLQGFQLTHSLGGGTGSGMGTLLISKIREEYPDRIMNTYSVVPSPKVSDTVVEPYNATLSVHQLVENTDETYCIDNEALYDICFRTLKLSTPTYGDLNHLVSLTMSGVTTCLRFPGQLNADLRKLAVNMVPFPRLHFFMPGFAPLTSRGSQQYRALTVPELTQQMFDAKNMMAACDPRHGRYLTVAAIFRGRMSMKEVDEQMLNIQNKNSSYFVEWIPNNVKTAVCDIPPRGLKMAATFIGNSTAIQELFKRISEQFTAMFRRKAFLHWYTGEGMDEMEFTEAESNMNDLVSEYQQYQEATADEDAEFDEEQEQEIEEN from the exons ATGAGGGAAATCGTGCACATCCAAGCCGGTCAGTGCGGCAACCAAATCGGCGCTAAG TTCTGGGAGATCATCTCCGACGAGCACGGCATCGACCCCACCGGTGCCTACCATGGGGACTCGGACCTGCAGCTGGAGCGCATCAACGTTTACTACAATGAGGCCTCCGGTGGCAAGTATGTGCCCCGCGCCATCCTTGTCGACTTGGAACCCGGCACCATGGACTCTGTCCGCTCAGGACCTTTTGGACAGATCTTCCGCCCGGACAACTTCGTATTCGGTCAATCCGGTGCTGGTAACAACTGGGCCAAGGGACACTACACCGAGGGTGCTGAACTCGTTGACTCAGTCTTAGACGTCGTACGTAAGGAAGCAGAATCTTGTGATTGCCTTCAAGGCTTCCAACTCACACACTCACTCGGCGGCGGTACTGGATCCGGTATGGGCACACTCCTTATCTCCAAAATCAGAGAAGAATATCCCGACAGAATCATGAACACATATTCAGTTGTACCCTCGCCTAAAGTGTCAGATACAGTAGTCGAACCTTACAATGCCACACTTTCAGTCCATCAGTTAGTAGAAAACACGGATGAAACCTATTGTATCGACAACGAGGCTCTCTACGACATCTGCTTCCGCACGCTGAAATTGTCCACACCCACGTACGGCGACCTCAACCACCTGGTGTCGCTCACCATGTCCGGAGTAACTACCTGCCTCAGGTTCCCTGGTCAGCTGAATGCGGATCTCCGCAAACTGGCCGTGAACATGGTGCCGTTCCCACGTCTCCACTTCTTCATGCCCGGATTCGCCCCGCTGACGTCTCGTGGTAGCCAGCAATACCGTGCACTCACCGTACCCGAACTTACACAACAGATGTTCGACGCCAAGAATATGATGGCGGCGTGCGACCCACGTCATGGCCGCTACCTCACCGTCGCCGCCATCTTCCGTGGTCGCATGTCCATGAAGGAAGTCGACGAACAGATGCTCAACATCCAAAACAAGAACTCTTCATACTTCGTCGAATGGATCCCCAACAACGTCAAGACCGCCGTGTGCGATATTCCACCCCGTGGCCTCAAAATGGCCGCCACCTTCATCGGCAACTCCACCGCCATCCAGGAGCTGTTCAAGCGCATCTCGGAGCAGTTTACCGCTATGTTCAGGCGTAAGGCTTTCTTGCATTGGTACACCGGCGAGGGCATGGACGAGATGGAGTTCACCGAGGCTGAGAGCAACATGAACGATCTGGTCTCGGAATACCAGCAGTACCAGGAGGCGACCGCCGACGAGGACGCCGAGTTCGACGAGGAGCAGGAGCAAGAGATCGAGGAGAACTAA
- the LOC126777113 gene encoding uridine 5'-monophosphate synthase-like, whose protein sequence is MVCMLKELAVKLFDVGAVRLGDIEAKVGRRTPIYFDLRVVVSHPKIMMAIAQQLQILASEIDHDILCGVPYAALPFAAVMSVNTNTPMIMKRKETKLYATKKILEGVFEENQKCLVVEDVVTSGGSLLETVHTLRKEGLSVTDAVIVLEREQGGVSVLNANGVKVKSIFTMSELVKILRDAGRISDETVEIVSDHIKECQFGMKDNFDHNVQ, encoded by the exons ATGGTTTGCATGCTTAAGGAGTTGGCGGTGAAGCTGTTTGATGTAGGAGCGGTGCGTCTTGGTGACATCGAAGCAAAGGTCGGACGTAGGACGCCCATATACTTCGATCTGAGAGTCGTTGTGTCTCATCCAAAGATTATG ATGGCAATCGCTCAACAGTTACAAATCTTAGCTTCAGAAATAGACCACGATATCCTGTGCGGCGTGCCGTATGCCGCGCTTCCTTTTGCTGCTGTTATGTCCGTCAATACGAATACGCCTATGATTAtgaaaagaaaagaaacaaaACTTTACGCGACTAAGAAAATTCTCGAAGGAGTTTTTGAGGAAAATCAAAAGTGCCTCGTAGTTGAAGATGTAGTGACATCTGGCGGTAGCCTATTAGAAACTGTTCATACTCTTCGCAAAGAGGGTTTATCTGTGACCGACGCCGTAATAGTTCTTGAGAGGGAACAAGGTGGCGTTAGTGTTCTTAATGCAAATGGCGTCAAAGTGAAATCGATATTTACAATGTCCGAATTAGTGAAAATACTCAGAGATGCCGGTAGGATTAGCGATGAAACAGTTGAAATTGTATCAGATCACATTAAAGAATGTCAATTTGGTATGAAAGACAACTTTGACCATAATGTACAATAA